A single window of Cataglyphis hispanica isolate Lineage 1 chromosome 2, ULB_Chis1_1.0, whole genome shotgun sequence DNA harbors:
- the LOC126857420 gene encoding uncharacterized protein LOC126857420 isoform X1 has protein sequence MSEGADSVTRTCGNSLATSSTSGSDATTGTATPPPSPLSPPPPSPSTTTRYTTGRRPRFGTGGPPLSPYVWVDGRQLRSALAWTNKWPTRPPGALPLRVNFPANDNHLVTGYLEPANPWRHAENVNREDLIFAYKESCTRHNTEPLLNVLVQLENLDISQDRCEQLNLKGEILDQDHAEPLEEILKRVQFNKIDLEGTSLNDESAVILFDMLEYYESAKHLNISLNPDIGARGWQACSHMIKKTQCLEQLEARDIMFNEQNMNILSRALRLACHLQILKLENCGLSGRAIVILVTALKMNTGIRELYLADNGLDLYDAIQLGSLLRINNHLQLLDISNNNVQDDGVRDILEGLINQVNEDKTGKGLSILILWNNRLTKNSSPYISRIIALSKTLETLNIGQNMLTDETLRVINESLKQNRVLLQLGMQSTELTCEGIITLAEIMETNQILQRIDLRDNSIQMRGMRALANVMKMNKTITQIDLDDKPRIRIDGLLHEYMELVAEIRGRCNQNEEERRLLEETTEDAESPQHPSRLLNASSRKISLTCQTLPNPSGRSATSLTADEPATRATLEPAKRGGRLRSPAPSPIPSPVASPVPSPSRNRFVVCRVPEASLRSTDSSASTSPVTPPSLGSSPNFFSGASSGGSSRFRVSVVESASAGRSSPKSVVSSTSGSSITIGFNVRIDAADSDDSNSVINKMDANDNTTASASDMFHVVPLTKEASSSSEDVTTNEDRCDGEMKISSSEQQVKTDETVSATSKGECEKMMEIKEEIKEELDQNYVTGTWQSEKNEMNCDGNGSNSSNVTTMNFEIVATDDRNTETIADRRIVYTSTKELQVPAYPNEDIISISVVEDETSNAIKLSSDNTSESSRVTSEELSTCMSRSSTNTTCKGMLSTRTTESHSREQPSTSVQKHKSSLEKLLSLFQHPGQFFSDSSSVTMDTKSSLQENVSGVMALGDKLQQYLKERTKIDGSCSSEHGSPLKNKSMGMNISQLQNLTGIFASSFKLEPQTSLVKHDTKIFDQVKTQDADIRERDLEESTEIEVARIDNNRNLLDRENNQLRRDDGNNLMEQDQMIKSGEKNLFDQKQTQSMKDDEKDLIGEEKNQIIGRDENLFDQEKNQVFKNNEQMLFDQISRDNKDFINQEESQVSNNDENELFDWMENRTIRIDERNLEDQKKKQYIVRNANEKLEESEEIQERDEIVDDDSEDQRLRDNIARKDGKNYASVRDGTRDVNEEENACNTDDLRWTESDRISNRLLPESVQSKDDFANNLVLGDCHVATNAAAVLPSSPASESTACINIRLTDIAGYSTLGLGKIADVCIECNDAKRFEDFIGEEERDDMLQDSKRTERNDDAECLRRDDLKILGSNNTKCLQHDAVEETNTAMIRTCDITDSINQTSDSRFFSISNIAYGNKKAVDSVSIASNTTDDDVDMIRSVSENSGLSSTSSMSSKDASVYLNEEVTSNMHRDHRCDFMRRREEEGEDLHDDNAYRDSVDRATSTSINIKIDSHGELETTSPYDSHKTPERQLFILNNTDKHRVILQDAAESANHSENEESKRTVDPTILITPSPHEMSVTNLDKSNAEELIFCMTDVSTSIEDELSPQGAASRNSPNKTAESYFELPASNITVPTSSTLLIKNPGSVHRNSQDSGIEETALAIDDTVVEMTKVPLIPPPPPPPPPPPPPPPPPPPPRSSLQESVDSGIESECSSICIRMESATTGISTLEMVTTSKTPTRDDNEDEEEFGEFASDFLARETRLVDSDNTSGDGDGVSYLSGIKCTVVNSMQPVADEGITRPAASIAHSPAAVHGTSSPK, from the exons ATGAGCGAGGGAGCGGACTCGGTTACGCGAACCTGCGGGAATTCGCTCGCGACCTCCTCGACGAGTGGGAGCGATGCAACGACCGGGACGGCGACGCCCCCGCCGTCACCGCTGTCTCCGCCGCCACCATCGCCGTCGACAACGACGAGGTACACTACAGGTAGGAGGCCGCGTTTCGGCACCGGTGGCCCACCGCTGTCGCCGTACGTGTGGGTTGACGGCCGTCAGCTGCGGAGCGCTCTAGCTTGGACCAACAAATGGCCAACGCGACCGCCCGGTGCTCTGCCGTTACGAGTCAACTTCCCTGCGAACGACAATCATCTGGTGACGGGCTACTTGGAGCCCGCCAATCCATGGCGGCACG CTGAAAATGTGAATCGCGAGGACTTAATCTTCGCATACAAGGAGTCCTGCACACGTCACAACACCGAACCCTTGCTAAACGTTTTAGTTCAGCTAGAG AATCTCGATATATCTCAAGATCGGTGCGAGCAGCTGAATTTGAAAGGAGAAATCTTGGATCAGGATCATGCTGAGCCATTGGAGGAGATATTGAAGAgagtacaatttaataaaattgatctaGAAGGAACATCTTTGAACGATGAG agtgccgtgatattatttgatatgttAGAATATTACGAGTCCGCAAAACACttaaatatctcattaaatCCGGATATTGGAGCGCGCGGCTGGCAAGCGTGCTCCCATATGATTAAGAAG actCAGTGTTTAGAGCAGCTCGAAGCAAGAGACATAATGTTTAATgaacaaaatatgaatattttgagCCGTGCATTACGATTAGCTTGCCATCTACAAATTCTCAAATTGGAAAACTGTGGATTATCGGGCAGAGCAATCGTCATACTTG TTACAGCCCTAAAAATGAATACTGGTATACGGGAATTATATTTAGCCGATAACGGACTTGATCTATATGATGCTATACAACTTGGATCTCTCTTAAGGATCAACAATCATTTGCAATTGCTCGACATTAG taataataacgtCCAGGACGACGGAGTACGGGATATTTTGGAGGGCCTAATCAATCAAGTGAACGAAGATAAAACTGGCAAGGGACTCAGTATCCTGATATTGTGGAACAATCGTCTAACCAAGAACTCGTCGCCTTACATCTCGAGGATTATA GCATTATCGAAAACATTGGAGACTCTGAATATCGGTCAGAATATGCTGACGGACGAGACATTAAGAGTTATTAACGAATCACTGAAGCAGAATCGTGTTCTCCTGCAATTGGGCATGCAATCGACAGAACTCACGTGCGAGGGAATAATCACGCTTGCCGAGATCATGGAAACGAATCAAATTTTGCAG AGAATAGATTTGCGAGATAACAGCATACAAATGCGCGGGATGCGTGCTCTCGCGAATGTAATGAAGATGAACAAGACCATAACGCAGATCGACTTGGACGACAAACCTCGGATAAGAATA gATGGTCTCTTGCATGAGTACATGGAATTGGTGGCGGAGATTCGCGGTCGTTGCAACCAAAACGAGGAAGAGCGCCGTTTGCTGGAAGAAACAACCGAAGATGCAGAGAGTCCACAGCACCCGAGTCGGCTACTAAACGCGAGCTCCCGTAAGATCTCGCTCACCTGTCAGACACTGCCAAATCCGTCCGGTCGATCGGCGACATCGTTGACCGCCGACGAGCCAGCGACGCGCGCCACACTGGAGCCGGCAAAACGCGGTGGCCGTCTGCGATCTCCGGCTCCCAGTCCGATTCCCTCACCTGTAGCTAGTCCGGTCCCCAGTCCGTCTCGGAATCGTTTCGTCGTTTGTCGGGTGCCGGAGGCATCGTTACGCTCCACCGATTCCTCGGCATCCACCTCGCCCGTCACCCCGCCATCCCTTGGCTCTTCCCCAAATTTCTTTTCTGGTGCGTCGAGCGGCGGCTCGTCACGGTTCCGCGTGTCAGTCGTCGAATCGGCGAGCGCTGGTCGCTCGTCGCCTAAATCGGTTGTCTCCTCCACTAGCGGCAGTTCGATCACGATCGGCTTCAATGTTAGAATCGACGCGGCCGATTCGGACGATTCCAACAGCGTTATCAACAAGATGGACGCTAACGATAACACAACTGCGTCTGCGTCCGATATGTTTCACGTAGTCCCGTTAACAAAAGAAGCATCCTCCTCGAGCGAAGACGTCACCACGAACGAAGATCGTTGCGACGGAGAGATGAAGATTTCATCGAGTGAACAGCAAGTTAAAACGGATGAGACCGTTAGCGCGACATCTAAGGGTGAATGTGAAAAGATGATGGAGATTAAAGAAGAGATTAAAGAAGAATTAGACCAGAATTATGTAACTGGGACGTGGCAATCCGAAAAAAACGAGATGAACTGCGATGGAAACGGAAGCAATTCAAGCAACGTTACGACGATGAATTTCGAGATCGTCGCGACAGACGATAGGAATACCGAGACGATCGCAGATCGTCGTATCGTGTACACAAGTACAAAGGAACTCCAAGTACCTGCATATCCAAACGAAGATATAATTTCGATTAGTGTAGTCGAGGATGAAACCTCAAACGCGATAAAATTGTCCTCGGATAACACTTCGGAATCGAGCCGAGTCACTTCGGAAGAGTTATCCACCTGCATGTCGAGATCTTCCACGAATACCACTTGTAAGGGAATGTTATCGACTCGCACGACAGAATCGCATTCACGAGAACAACCGAGCACATCAGTGCAAAAGCATAAATCCAGTCTAGAGAAGCTTCTATCCTTGTTCCAGCATCCCGGTCAGTTCTTCTCAGATTCCTCGAGCGTAACCATGGATACGAAAAGCTCTCTGCAAGAGAATGTCAGCGGTGTGATGGCATTAGGCGATAAGCTGCAGCAGTACTTGAAGGAAAGAACCAAGATCGATGGTTCGTGTTCTTCAGAGCATGGATCTCCGTTGAAAAACAAATCGATGGGAATGAATATATCGCAGCTACAGAATCTGACCGGCATATTTGCTTCTTCTTTCAAGCTTGAGCCACAGACGAGTCTCGTCAAGCACGACACCAAGATTTTTGATCAAGTGAAAACTCAGGATGCGGATATCAGGGAGAGGGATTTAGAAGAATCGACAGAAATCGAAGTTGCGAGGATCGATAACAACAGAAATTTGCTCGATCGAGAGAATAATCAACTTAGGAGAGACGATGGCAATAATTTGATGGAACAAGATCAAATGATTAAGAGTggcgagaaaaatttatttgatcaaaaacaGACTCAGAGCATGAAAGatgatgaaaaagatttaatcggTGAAGAGAAGAATCAGATTATTGGGAGAGATGAGAATTTGTTTGATCAAGAGAAAAATCAGGTTTTTAAGAACAACGAGCAAATGTTATTCGATCAGATTAGCAGGGACAATAAGGATTTTATCAATCAAGAAGAAAGTCAAGTTTCGAATAATGATGAGAATGAATTATTCGATTGGATGGAAAATCGAACTATAAGAAtcgatgaaagaaatttagaggatcagaaaaagaaacagtATATAGTCAGGAATGCTAATGAAAAACTTGAAGAAAGCGAGGAAATACAGGAGAGAGATGAGATTGTGGACGACGATTCGGAAGATCAGAGGCTGCGAGATAACATTGCGAGAAAAGACGGAAAAAATTATGCGAGTGTGCGAGATGGCACACGCGATGTTAACGAGGAGGAGAATGCATGTAATACGGATGACTTACGGTGGACAGAGTCTGACAGAATTAGTAATCGACTGTTACCTGAAAGTGTGCAATCAAAGGACGATTTCGCTAATAATTTAGTATTAGGCGACTGTCACGTCGCAACAAATGCAGCAGCGGTCTTGCCATCATCGCCGGCGAGTGAGTCTACcgcgtgtataaatataagattaacaGACATAGCCGGATATTCTACTTTAGGATTAGGTAAAATTGCCGATGTATGTATAGAGTGTAACGATGCGAAACGTTTCGAGGATTTTATCGGCGAGGAAGAGCGTGACGATATGTTGCAGGATTCGAAACGCACGGAGCGCAATGATGATGCCGAGTGCTTAAGGCGCgatgatttgaaaattttaggGAGTAATAACACGAAGTGTTTACAACATGACGCGGTTGAGGAAACGAATACCGCGATGATAAGGACATGTGATATAACGGACAGTATTAATCAGACTAGTGATAGtagatttttttcgatttctaACATAGCATATGGTAATAAGAAAGCCGTAGATAGCGTAAGTATCGCGTCGAATACGACGGACGACGATGTCGACATGATCAGATCTGTGTCGGAGAATAGTGGGCTATCATCGACGTCGTCAATGTCTTCGAAGGACGCGAGCGTTTACTTAAATGAGGAAGTTACCAGTAACATGCACCGAGATCATCGGTGCGATTTTATGAGGagaagggaggaggagggggaagaTCTCCACGATGATAATGCTTACCGCGATTCCGTTGACCGTGCAACAAGtacaagtataaatattaagatagaTTCGCACGGAGAATTGGAGACGACGAGTCCTTACGACAGCCATAAGACGCCAGAGCGACAGTTgttcatattaaataacacCGACAAGCATCGAGTTATCCTACAGGACGCTGCCGAGAGCGCGAATCATTCGGAGAACGAGGAGAGTAAGCGGACGGTCGATCCGACCATTCTCATTACTCCATCGCCACACGAGATGTCCGTGACAAATCTGGACAAGTCCAACGCGGAAGAGCTTATCTTTTGCATGACCGACGTTTCCACGTCCATAGAGGACGAGCTATCACCTCAGGGCGCTGCGTCCAGAAACTCACCGAATAAAACGGCAGAGTCATACTTTGAGCTTCCTGCTTCGAATATCACCGTGCCAACGAGCAGCACGCTTCTCATCAAGAATCCCGGAAGCGTGCACAGGAATAGTCAGGATTCCGGGATCGAAGAGACTGCATTGGCAATCGATGATACTGTCGTTGAAATGACAAAGGTGCCGCTGataccgccgccgccgccgccaccaccgccgccaccaccgccaccaccgccgccaccaccgccACGCAGCAGTCTCCAGGAGAGCGTGGACTCGGGGATTGAGTCGGAGTGTTCGTCGATATGCATCAGGATGGAATCCGCTACGACCGGAATCAGCACGCTGGAAATGGTCACGACGTCGAAGACGCCAACGCGTGACGATAACGAAGACGAGGAGGAATTCGGCGAATTTGCGTCGGATTTTCTCGCGAGGGAAACACGACTGGTCGATAGCGATAATACGAGTGGCGACGGCGATGGTGTCTCGTATCTCAGCGGCATCAAGTGCACGGTCGTCAACTCGATGCAACCCGTTGCCGATGAAGGTATCACTCGACCGGCAGCATCGATCGCGCACTCTCCCGCCGCCGTGCATGGGACCAG CAGTCCGAAATAA
- the LOC126857420 gene encoding uncharacterized protein LOC126857420 isoform X2 encodes MSEGADSVTRTCGNSLATSSTSGSDATTGTATPPPSPLSPPPPSPSTTTRYTTGRRPRFGTGGPPLSPYVWVDGRQLRSALAWTNKWPTRPPGALPLRVNFPANDNHLVTGYLEPANPWRHAENVNREDLIFAYKESCTRHNTEPLLNVLVQLENLDISQDRCEQLNLKGEILDQDHAEPLEEILKRVQFNKIDLEGTSLNDESAVILFDMLEYYESAKHLNISLNPDIGARGWQACSHMIKKTQCLEQLEARDIMFNEQNMNILSRALRLACHLQILKLENCGLSGRAIVILVTALKMNTGIRELYLADNGLDLYDAIQLGSLLRINNHLQLLDISNNNVQDDGVRDILEGLINQVNEDKTGKGLSILILWNNRLTKNSSPYISRIIALSKTLETLNIGQNMLTDETLRVINESLKQNRVLLQLGMQSTELTCEGIITLAEIMETNQILQRIDLRDNSIQMRGMRALANVMKMNKTITQIDLDDKPRIRIDGLLHEYMELVAEIRGRCNQNEEERRLLEETTEDAESPQHPSRLLNASSRKISLTCQTLPNPSGRSATSLTADEPATRATLEPAKRGGRLRSPAPSPIPSPVASPVPSPSRNRFVVCRVPEASLRSTDSSASTSPVTPPSLGSSPNFFSGASSGGSSRFRVSVVESASAGRSSPKSVVSSTSGSSITIGFNVRIDAADSDDSNSVINKMDANDNTTASASDMFHVVPLTKEASSSSEDVTTNEDRCDGEMKISSSEQQVKTDETVSATSKGECEKMMEIKEEIKEELDQNYVTGTWQSEKNEMNCDGNGSNSSNVTTMNFEIVATDDRNTETIADRRIVYTSTKELQVPAYPNEDIISISVVEDETSNAIKLSSDNTSESSRVTSEELSTCMSRSSTNTTCKGMLSTRTTESHSREQPSTSVQKHKSSLEKLLSLFQHPGQFFSDSSSVTMDTKSSLQENVSGVMALGDKLQQYLKERTKIDGSCSSEHGSPLKNKSMGMNISQLQNLTGIFASSFKLEPQTSLVKHDTKIFDQVKTQDADIRERDLEESTEIEVARIDNNRNLLDRENNQLRRDDGNNLMEQDQMIKSGEKNLFDQKQTQSMKDDEKDLIGEEKNQIIGRDENLFDQEKNQVFKNNEQMLFDQISRDNKDFINQEESQVSNNDENELFDWMENRTIRIDERNLEDQKKKQYIVRNANEKLEESEEIQERDEIVDDDSEDQRLRDNIARKDGKNYASVRDGTRDVNEEENACNTDDLRWTESDRISNRLLPESVQSKDDFANNLVLGDCHVATNAAAVLPSSPASESTACINIRLTDIAGYSTLGLGKIADVCIECNDAKRFEDFIGEEERDDMLQDSKRTERNDDAECLRRDDLKILGSNNTKCLQHDAVEETNTAMIRTCDITDSINQTSDSRFFSISNIAYGNKKAVDSVSIASNTTDDDVDMIRSVSENSGLSSTSSMSSKDASVYLNEEVTSNMHRDHRCDFMRRREEEGEDLHDDNAYRDSVDRATSTSINIKIDSHGELETTSPYDSHKTPERQLFILNNTDKHRVILQDAAESANHSENEESKRTVDPTILITPSPHEMSVTNLDKSNAEELIFCMTDVSTSIEDELSPQGAASRNSPNKTAESYFELPASNITVPTSSTLLIKNPGSVHRNSQDSGIEETALAIDDTVVEMTKVPLIPPPPPPPPPPPPPPPPPPPPRSSLQESVDSGIESECSSICIRMESATTGISTLEMVTTSKTPTRDDNEDEEEFGEFASDFLARETRLVDSDNTSGDGDGVSYLSGIKCTVVNSMQPVADEGITRPAASIAHSPAAVHGTSPK; translated from the exons ATGAGCGAGGGAGCGGACTCGGTTACGCGAACCTGCGGGAATTCGCTCGCGACCTCCTCGACGAGTGGGAGCGATGCAACGACCGGGACGGCGACGCCCCCGCCGTCACCGCTGTCTCCGCCGCCACCATCGCCGTCGACAACGACGAGGTACACTACAGGTAGGAGGCCGCGTTTCGGCACCGGTGGCCCACCGCTGTCGCCGTACGTGTGGGTTGACGGCCGTCAGCTGCGGAGCGCTCTAGCTTGGACCAACAAATGGCCAACGCGACCGCCCGGTGCTCTGCCGTTACGAGTCAACTTCCCTGCGAACGACAATCATCTGGTGACGGGCTACTTGGAGCCCGCCAATCCATGGCGGCACG CTGAAAATGTGAATCGCGAGGACTTAATCTTCGCATACAAGGAGTCCTGCACACGTCACAACACCGAACCCTTGCTAAACGTTTTAGTTCAGCTAGAG AATCTCGATATATCTCAAGATCGGTGCGAGCAGCTGAATTTGAAAGGAGAAATCTTGGATCAGGATCATGCTGAGCCATTGGAGGAGATATTGAAGAgagtacaatttaataaaattgatctaGAAGGAACATCTTTGAACGATGAG agtgccgtgatattatttgatatgttAGAATATTACGAGTCCGCAAAACACttaaatatctcattaaatCCGGATATTGGAGCGCGCGGCTGGCAAGCGTGCTCCCATATGATTAAGAAG actCAGTGTTTAGAGCAGCTCGAAGCAAGAGACATAATGTTTAATgaacaaaatatgaatattttgagCCGTGCATTACGATTAGCTTGCCATCTACAAATTCTCAAATTGGAAAACTGTGGATTATCGGGCAGAGCAATCGTCATACTTG TTACAGCCCTAAAAATGAATACTGGTATACGGGAATTATATTTAGCCGATAACGGACTTGATCTATATGATGCTATACAACTTGGATCTCTCTTAAGGATCAACAATCATTTGCAATTGCTCGACATTAG taataataacgtCCAGGACGACGGAGTACGGGATATTTTGGAGGGCCTAATCAATCAAGTGAACGAAGATAAAACTGGCAAGGGACTCAGTATCCTGATATTGTGGAACAATCGTCTAACCAAGAACTCGTCGCCTTACATCTCGAGGATTATA GCATTATCGAAAACATTGGAGACTCTGAATATCGGTCAGAATATGCTGACGGACGAGACATTAAGAGTTATTAACGAATCACTGAAGCAGAATCGTGTTCTCCTGCAATTGGGCATGCAATCGACAGAACTCACGTGCGAGGGAATAATCACGCTTGCCGAGATCATGGAAACGAATCAAATTTTGCAG AGAATAGATTTGCGAGATAACAGCATACAAATGCGCGGGATGCGTGCTCTCGCGAATGTAATGAAGATGAACAAGACCATAACGCAGATCGACTTGGACGACAAACCTCGGATAAGAATA gATGGTCTCTTGCATGAGTACATGGAATTGGTGGCGGAGATTCGCGGTCGTTGCAACCAAAACGAGGAAGAGCGCCGTTTGCTGGAAGAAACAACCGAAGATGCAGAGAGTCCACAGCACCCGAGTCGGCTACTAAACGCGAGCTCCCGTAAGATCTCGCTCACCTGTCAGACACTGCCAAATCCGTCCGGTCGATCGGCGACATCGTTGACCGCCGACGAGCCAGCGACGCGCGCCACACTGGAGCCGGCAAAACGCGGTGGCCGTCTGCGATCTCCGGCTCCCAGTCCGATTCCCTCACCTGTAGCTAGTCCGGTCCCCAGTCCGTCTCGGAATCGTTTCGTCGTTTGTCGGGTGCCGGAGGCATCGTTACGCTCCACCGATTCCTCGGCATCCACCTCGCCCGTCACCCCGCCATCCCTTGGCTCTTCCCCAAATTTCTTTTCTGGTGCGTCGAGCGGCGGCTCGTCACGGTTCCGCGTGTCAGTCGTCGAATCGGCGAGCGCTGGTCGCTCGTCGCCTAAATCGGTTGTCTCCTCCACTAGCGGCAGTTCGATCACGATCGGCTTCAATGTTAGAATCGACGCGGCCGATTCGGACGATTCCAACAGCGTTATCAACAAGATGGACGCTAACGATAACACAACTGCGTCTGCGTCCGATATGTTTCACGTAGTCCCGTTAACAAAAGAAGCATCCTCCTCGAGCGAAGACGTCACCACGAACGAAGATCGTTGCGACGGAGAGATGAAGATTTCATCGAGTGAACAGCAAGTTAAAACGGATGAGACCGTTAGCGCGACATCTAAGGGTGAATGTGAAAAGATGATGGAGATTAAAGAAGAGATTAAAGAAGAATTAGACCAGAATTATGTAACTGGGACGTGGCAATCCGAAAAAAACGAGATGAACTGCGATGGAAACGGAAGCAATTCAAGCAACGTTACGACGATGAATTTCGAGATCGTCGCGACAGACGATAGGAATACCGAGACGATCGCAGATCGTCGTATCGTGTACACAAGTACAAAGGAACTCCAAGTACCTGCATATCCAAACGAAGATATAATTTCGATTAGTGTAGTCGAGGATGAAACCTCAAACGCGATAAAATTGTCCTCGGATAACACTTCGGAATCGAGCCGAGTCACTTCGGAAGAGTTATCCACCTGCATGTCGAGATCTTCCACGAATACCACTTGTAAGGGAATGTTATCGACTCGCACGACAGAATCGCATTCACGAGAACAACCGAGCACATCAGTGCAAAAGCATAAATCCAGTCTAGAGAAGCTTCTATCCTTGTTCCAGCATCCCGGTCAGTTCTTCTCAGATTCCTCGAGCGTAACCATGGATACGAAAAGCTCTCTGCAAGAGAATGTCAGCGGTGTGATGGCATTAGGCGATAAGCTGCAGCAGTACTTGAAGGAAAGAACCAAGATCGATGGTTCGTGTTCTTCAGAGCATGGATCTCCGTTGAAAAACAAATCGATGGGAATGAATATATCGCAGCTACAGAATCTGACCGGCATATTTGCTTCTTCTTTCAAGCTTGAGCCACAGACGAGTCTCGTCAAGCACGACACCAAGATTTTTGATCAAGTGAAAACTCAGGATGCGGATATCAGGGAGAGGGATTTAGAAGAATCGACAGAAATCGAAGTTGCGAGGATCGATAACAACAGAAATTTGCTCGATCGAGAGAATAATCAACTTAGGAGAGACGATGGCAATAATTTGATGGAACAAGATCAAATGATTAAGAGTggcgagaaaaatttatttgatcaaaaacaGACTCAGAGCATGAAAGatgatgaaaaagatttaatcggTGAAGAGAAGAATCAGATTATTGGGAGAGATGAGAATTTGTTTGATCAAGAGAAAAATCAGGTTTTTAAGAACAACGAGCAAATGTTATTCGATCAGATTAGCAGGGACAATAAGGATTTTATCAATCAAGAAGAAAGTCAAGTTTCGAATAATGATGAGAATGAATTATTCGATTGGATGGAAAATCGAACTATAAGAAtcgatgaaagaaatttagaggatcagaaaaagaaacagtATATAGTCAGGAATGCTAATGAAAAACTTGAAGAAAGCGAGGAAATACAGGAGAGAGATGAGATTGTGGACGACGATTCGGAAGATCAGAGGCTGCGAGATAACATTGCGAGAAAAGACGGAAAAAATTATGCGAGTGTGCGAGATGGCACACGCGATGTTAACGAGGAGGAGAATGCATGTAATACGGATGACTTACGGTGGACAGAGTCTGACAGAATTAGTAATCGACTGTTACCTGAAAGTGTGCAATCAAAGGACGATTTCGCTAATAATTTAGTATTAGGCGACTGTCACGTCGCAACAAATGCAGCAGCGGTCTTGCCATCATCGCCGGCGAGTGAGTCTACcgcgtgtataaatataagattaacaGACATAGCCGGATATTCTACTTTAGGATTAGGTAAAATTGCCGATGTATGTATAGAGTGTAACGATGCGAAACGTTTCGAGGATTTTATCGGCGAGGAAGAGCGTGACGATATGTTGCAGGATTCGAAACGCACGGAGCGCAATGATGATGCCGAGTGCTTAAGGCGCgatgatttgaaaattttaggGAGTAATAACACGAAGTGTTTACAACATGACGCGGTTGAGGAAACGAATACCGCGATGATAAGGACATGTGATATAACGGACAGTATTAATCAGACTAGTGATAGtagatttttttcgatttctaACATAGCATATGGTAATAAGAAAGCCGTAGATAGCGTAAGTATCGCGTCGAATACGACGGACGACGATGTCGACATGATCAGATCTGTGTCGGAGAATAGTGGGCTATCATCGACGTCGTCAATGTCTTCGAAGGACGCGAGCGTTTACTTAAATGAGGAAGTTACCAGTAACATGCACCGAGATCATCGGTGCGATTTTATGAGGagaagggaggaggagggggaagaTCTCCACGATGATAATGCTTACCGCGATTCCGTTGACCGTGCAACAAGtacaagtataaatattaagatagaTTCGCACGGAGAATTGGAGACGACGAGTCCTTACGACAGCCATAAGACGCCAGAGCGACAGTTgttcatattaaataacacCGACAAGCATCGAGTTATCCTACAGGACGCTGCCGAGAGCGCGAATCATTCGGAGAACGAGGAGAGTAAGCGGACGGTCGATCCGACCATTCTCATTACTCCATCGCCACACGAGATGTCCGTGACAAATCTGGACAAGTCCAACGCGGAAGAGCTTATCTTTTGCATGACCGACGTTTCCACGTCCATAGAGGACGAGCTATCACCTCAGGGCGCTGCGTCCAGAAACTCACCGAATAAAACGGCAGAGTCATACTTTGAGCTTCCTGCTTCGAATATCACCGTGCCAACGAGCAGCACGCTTCTCATCAAGAATCCCGGAAGCGTGCACAGGAATAGTCAGGATTCCGGGATCGAAGAGACTGCATTGGCAATCGATGATACTGTCGTTGAAATGACAAAGGTGCCGCTGataccgccgccgccgccgccaccaccgccgccaccaccgccaccaccgccgccaccaccgccACGCAGCAGTCTCCAGGAGAGCGTGGACTCGGGGATTGAGTCGGAGTGTTCGTCGATATGCATCAGGATGGAATCCGCTACGACCGGAATCAGCACGCTGGAAATGGTCACGACGTCGAAGACGCCAACGCGTGACGATAACGAAGACGAGGAGGAATTCGGCGAATTTGCGTCGGATTTTCTCGCGAGGGAAACACGACTGGTCGATAGCGATAATACGAGTGGCGACGGCGATGGTGTCTCGTATCTCAGCGGCATCAAGTGCACGGTCGTCAACTCGATGCAACCCGTTGCCGATGAAGGTATCACTCGACCGGCAGCATCGATCGCGCACTCTCCCGCCGCCGTGCATGGGACCAG TCCGAAATAA